The following are encoded in a window of Acropora muricata isolate sample 2 chromosome 6, ASM3666990v1, whole genome shotgun sequence genomic DNA:
- the LOC136919751 gene encoding tetratricopeptide repeat protein 28-like, giving the protein MDNGGANDTPYSSNRRNDYQNAIDYHEKRLKIAKENGDRSGEGTAYGNLGIADHLLSQYEKAIEYHERRLKIAQEIGDRREEGTAFGNLGSAYLSLSEYGKAIEYHEKRLKIAQEMGDRSGEGAAYGNLGNAYHSLSDYRKAIEYHKKGLKIAQEIGDRSREGVAYGSLGNKYWSLGDYQKAIEYHKKLLKIAQEIGDRSGEGVAYGNLGSTYYTISEYGKAIEYLEKHLNIAQEIGDRSGEGTAYGNLGSAYLSLSEYGKAIEYLENLLKIAQEIGDRSGEGVAYGNLGSTYWSLDDYRKAIEYLEKRLKIAKEIGDRSGEGAAYGSLGNAYCSLGDYQKAIEYHTKNLKIAQEIGDRSGEGKGYGNLGNVYNSLSEYGKAIEYQEKRLKIAQEIGDRCGEGRAYGNLGSAYCLLSEYGKAIEYHEKRLKIAQEIRDRCGEGTAYGNPLMLTTH; this is encoded by the coding sequence atggataacgGAGGCGCAAATGATACACCCTACAGCAGTAACCGGAGGAATGACTATCAAAacgccattgactatcatgaaaaacgattgaaaattgcaaaagaaaacggtgatcggtccggagaaggaacagcctatggaaatcttggtattgctgACCACTTACTAAGTCAATATGAAAAAGcgatcgagtatcatgaaagacgattgaaaattgcacaagaaatcggtgatcggcgcGAAGAAGGAACAGCTTttggaaatcttggtagtgcTTACCTCTCACTAAGTGaatatggaaaagccattgagtatcatgaaaaacgattgaaaattgcacaagaaatgggtgatcggtccggagaaggagcagcctatggaaatctcggtaatgcttaccactcacttagtgactatcgaaaagccattgagtatcataaaaaaggcttgaaaattgcacaagaaatcggtgatcggtccagagaaggagtagcctatgggaGTCTCGGTAATAAatactggtcactgggtgactatcaaaaagccattgagtatcataaaaagcttttgaaaattgcacaagaaatcggtgatcggtccggagaaggagtagcctatggaaatctcggtagtacttactaCACAATAAGTGaatatggaaaagccattgagtatcttgaaaaacatttgaatattgcacaagaaatcggtgatcggtccggtgaaggaacagcctatggaaatcttggtagtgcTTACCTCTCACTAAGTGaatatggaaaagccattgagtatcttgaaaaccttttgaaaattgcacaagaaatcggtgatcggtccggagaaggagtagcgtatggaaatctcggtagtacttactgGTCACTggatgactatcgaaaagccattgagtaccttgaaaaacgtctgaaaattgcaaaagaaatcggtgatcggtcaggagaaggagcagcctatgggaGTCTCGGTAATGCATACtgttcactgggtgactatcaaaaagccattgagtatcatacaaagaatttgaaaattgcacaagaaatcggtgatcggtccggagaaggaaaaggctatggaaatcttggtaatgttTACAACTCACTAAGTGaatatggaaaagccattgagtatcaagaaaaacgattgaaaattgcacaagaaatcggtgatcggtgcggagaaggaagagcttatggaaatctcggtagtgccTACTGCTTACTAAGTGaatatggaaaagccattgagtatcatgaaaaacgattgaaaattgcacaagaaatccgtGATAGGtgcggagaaggaacagcctatggaaatcccttaatgcttaccactcactaa